The following is a genomic window from Actinomadura sp. WMMB 499.
TGCGGCCCGGCCGCTGGGACGTGCTGTTCCGGCCGCCCGGCGAGCGGGCGCTGACCGTCCGGCTGGCCGAGGCCGCGCAGCGCACGCTGCCGGGGCCGCTGGAGGTGGCGCGGCGCGGCTACGAGCTGGAGACCAGGAACGGGCGGCTCGTCGTGGCCGTCACCGGGGACGTGTCGAGCGAGGAGAAGAGCGCCGGCGCCAAGTACCGGGAGGAGGCCCGCAAGCGGGTCGCCCGCGACGGGCTCCGCGACGCCGTGCTGTTCTCCTGCTTCAACGGCCGCCAGTTCTCCGACAGCCCGAAGTCGATCCACGAGGAGCTGCTGCGCCGCGGGTCGGACCTCGAGCAGCTGTGGGTCGTCAACGACGCGCAGGCCGAGCTGCCCGACACGCTGAACGCCGTCCGGCTGAACGGCAAGGAGTGGCAGGAGGCGGTGTCGACGTCCCGGTACATCGTCACCAACCACCGGCTCGGCGACTGGTTCCAGCGGCACCCCGACCAGACCGTCCTGCAGACCTGGCACGGCACCCCGCTGAAGAAGATCGGGCGGGACGTCAAGGAGGTCCACTTCGCGTACGCGCCGGGGATGAAGTCCGCGCTGCAGAGCAAGGACAAGGGGCCGTCCGGCCCGGCCGTGCCCGAGTGGAGCCACCTGCTGTCGCCGAACCCGTTCAGCACCGAGATCTTCAAGCGCGCGTTCGCGTTCAAGGGCGAGATGCTGGAGGTCGGGTACCCGCGCAACGACCTGCTGCACAGCCCCGACGCGGACGCCGTCGCCAAGCAGGTCCGGTCCCGGCTGGGCATCCCGGAGGGCAAGCGGGTCGTGCTGTACGCGCCGACGTGGCGCGACGACCAGTACTACAGCCGCGGCCGGTACAAGCACGACATGCGCCTGGACCTGGACCGCGCGCGCGCCGCCCTCGGTGACGACCACGTCCTGCTCATCCGGCTGCACAGCAACGTGGTGGACGGCGTCCAGGAGGACCCGGACGGCTTCGTGCGGGACGTGTCGCTGTACCCCGACATCACGGAGCTGTACCTGATCTCCGACATGATGATCAGCGACTACTCGTCGGTGATGTTCGACTACGCCAACACCCGGCGCCCGATGCTGTTCTTCACCTACGACCTGGCCGACTACCGCGACCGGCTCCGGGGCTTCTACTTCGACTTCGAGGCGGAGGCGCCCGGTCCGCTGGTGGAGACCTCCGACGACCTGATCGACGCGATCCGGGACGTCGAGGACGCCACGGCGGGGCACGCCGCCCGCTACGACGACTTCGTCGCGCGGTTCTGCCCGCTCGACGACGGCCACGCGGCCGCCCGCACGGTCGACCGCGTCTTCGGGTCGTCCGGCTGAGCCTCGCCCGCAGAAAGTGAAGGAAACCCGAGTGATCCCCCCGGAAGCCGGCCCGCCCAAGGTCAGCGTGATCGTGCCCGTGTACGACTGCCTCCCGACGGTGGCCGAGGCGCTGGAGAGCGCCCTGGAGCAGTCGATGCCGCCGGAACTCGTCGAGGTGATCGCGGTGGACGACGGCTCCACCGACGGCAGCGACAAGGAACTGGCCCGGCTGGCCGGACTCCACCCGCGGCTCACCGTGCTGCGGCGCGCGAACTCGGGCGGCTCCGGCGGCCCGCGCAACGTCGGCATCGAGCGGGCCCGCGGCGAGTACCTGTTCTTCCTCGACGCCGACGACCGCCTCGGCCCGCAGGCCCTGGAGCGGATGTGCGCGGTGGGCGACGAGCAGGGCACCGACATCGTGATCGGCAACTACGTCGGCGTGGGCCGGGGCGCGCCCCGGTTCACCGACAACATCCCGCACGTCACCGTCGACGACCCGCACTACGACATCTTCCGCAGGTCGCTCAGCGCGCAGAAGCTGTTCCGCAGGACGCTCGTCGACGAGCACCGGCTGCGGTTCCCCGAGGACGCGCCCTCCGGGCAGGACAAGGTCTTCACCGTCCACGCGCTGCTGCACTCGGCCGGCGTGTCCGTCGTCGCCGACTACGACTGCTACTACCTGGTCGAGCGGCAGGACGGCACCAGCATGATGCAGCGGGGCGGCGCACCGCCCGAGATCTACTACCCGACGGCGGCCCGCCGGCTGCTCGAACAGGTCGTGTCGCACCGCCCCCCGGGACCGATCCGCGACCGCATGCTCGTCCGGCTGTTCCACCGCGACGTCCTGCACCGGTTCAACGACCGGTACCTCCTGCTCGGCGAGGACGTCCGGCGGCGGACGGTGGAGAACGTGCGCGCGCTGTGCGACGAGTTCCTCACCGACGCCGTCCGGATGGGGATGCCGCCCAGGTTCCGGCTGTTCGCCCACTGCGTGCAGCACGGGCTCCACGACCTCATCCCGGAGATCATCGAGGCGGACCTCGCCGACGAGCCGGTCCCCCTCGCCGTCGCCGGGGACCGCGCGCACGTCCGCTACCCCGGGTACGGAGATCCCGAAGCCGCGATCCCGGACGCCTGCTTCGACGTCACCGACCGGCTCCCGCTCCGCCGCGTCCTGACCTCGCTGGAGTGGGACGGCGACGTGCTGCGCGCCGGCGGAACCGCCGCGATCGACCGGCTGCCCGCCGCCGGGCGGGCGGTCACGCTGCCGCTGCGCTCGCGGAAGTCCGGCGCCGAGCACCTGCCGGTCACCCGGATCGACGGGGACGCGTTCACCGCCGATCTCACCGCGGGGCCCGGTGCGCACGGCGGGCCGCCGTCGTCCGGCACCTGGGATCTGCACGTCCGGGTGGCGCACGGCGACCTCGTCAAGGAGGGCAGGGTCGGCGCAGACCGCTCCCCCGACCTGGCGCTTCCGGAGGGCAGGTTCGTGCACCACGCGGAAGGCACGGGCGCGGCCGTCGTCCCGTTCCTCACCGACTACGGCAACCTGTCGTTCACCGTCAGCCCGGGCGTCGCCGGTTTCCGCCGGCTGCTGCGCTTCGGCGAGATCGACTGGGCCCGCGACGGCCTGCTGCGGGTGCGCTGCCACGCCGCCGCGACGCCCGCCGCCGCGGCGGGCGTCCGGCTCGGCGTCGCGCTCGATCACCGCACCAGGGGGATGGTCCGGGCGGGCGAGGTCCACCGCGAGCAGGCGGGCGACCGGCTGCTGCTCACCGCCCTGCTCGACACGCGCGGGCTGGCGGCAGGGCGCTGGGACGCCTGGCTGGAGGTGGCGTCCGGCGGGGACCGGGTCCGCATCCGGATCCCGAACGCGGTCACCGGCAGCTCGGACCGCGTCCCCTGCGCGCCGCTCGGGCTGCGCACCGTGGCGTTCTACCGGACGGAGGGCGGGAACCTGTCGGTGGAGGCCTCCCCCGGCAGGCTTCCCACGCTGGCGCGGTCGGCGAAGGGGCGGCTGCGGGCGGCCCTCCCGCACCAGGGTTCGCAGCGGAAGTAGCGCCCGTGACGTACCGACCCGGCCCGGGTTGGTACGATTCGCGGTCGGCATCGGGGAGGGGCCGCGCTTGTGGCAACTGTGGCGAATCACGTCAGGGTCGACACCGACGACGTGCTGACGGTCGGCTGGGACGCGCCCCTGCCCGACGGGGAGCGCCTCGTGCTCCGGCACGCGGCGTCCGGCACCGTCCGGGCGGGGCGGGCCGCCGGCGACGGGCGCCGGTGGACGCTGCCCGCCGCCGGCCTCGACACCGGCCGGTGGGAGGCGTGCATCGAGGCCGGGAGCATCGCCCGGCCGCTGCTGACCGACGACCCCGGCTTCTCCCTCGACGGGCTCCTCGCCTACGCCGAGCGGCCCCGCGACCGCGCCGTCCGCGTGACCCGCGCCCCGGACGGACGCGTCGGGCTGGCGGTCCGCGCGGTCGTCCCGCACGCCGAGGTCCGCGCGGTGCATCCGGGCGGCGGCGAGATCCGGGTCACCGGCCGCCTCGCCTACACCGGCCCGCGCCCCGCCGACGCCCGCCTCGTCGCCGTCGCCCGCGGCACCGGATGGCGGGTCGCCTGGTCCGCGCGCGTCGAGGGCACCGCGTTCCGCGTGTGCGCGCCCATCGACGTCCTCACCGCCGAGCCGCCCGCCATCTGGGACCTGTGGCTCGACGCCGCCGGCGTCCGCGCGCGGTTGGCGACCCGCCTCGACGACGCCCCCGGCAAGCGCGGCAAGGTCTCCTACCCGCGCCAGTTCGCCGGGGACCGGTCCGTCCGGCCGTACTACACCGCGCGGGACGAGCTCGCCTTCGCCTGCCACGAGCGCGCGGACGGCAACCGATGAGAATCGCCTTCATGCTGCTGAACGCGGGAACGCTGGACGGCACCGTGCGCAGCACCTTCACGCTCGCCGACGAGCTGTCCCGGCGCCACGACGTCGAGATCATCGGCGTGCGGCGCACCTCCGACGCGCCGGCGTTCCCGCTCTCGGACCGGGTGCGGCTGCGCCACCTCGTCGACGAGCGCGCCGACGCCCGCCCCGGCGGCTGGCGGCCCGGCCGCGCCCGCCGCCTCCTCGACGAGCCCAGCACGCTCGTCCATCCGGAGGAGCGCTCCTACCGCTTCTACTCCGCGCTGACCGACGAGCGCATCCCGCGCGCCCTGCGCCGGCTCCGCGCCGACGTGCTCGTCACGACCCGCGCGGGCCTCAACATCGCCGCGGCCCGCTTCGCGCCGTCCCGCGTCACCCGCATCGGGCAGGAGCACCTGCACCTCGGCATCCACGAGCCCGGCATCCTGGCCGAGATCGAACGCTGGTACCCGAAGCTCGACGCGGTCACCACGCTGACCGAGGCGGACCGCGACAGCTACCGGAGCCTCATCCCGGACCTGCGCGTCCGGACCCTGCGCAACGGCCTCCCCGACCGCGTGTACCCGCGCTCCCGGCAGGAGAACAAGACGGTCGTGGCGGCGGGCCGGCTCGCCTGGATCAAGGGCTACGACCTGCTGATCACGGCGTTCGCCCGGGTCGCGGAGAAGCATCCGGAATGGACGCTGCGGATCCACGGCAAGGGCGACCGGCTCGACCGGCTCCGCCGCCAGGTCACCCGGCTCGGCCTCTACAACAACGTCATGCTGATGGGCCCGTCGGACGACATCGAGAGCGAGTTCGCGAAGGCGTCGATCCTCGCCGTCCCGTCCCGCGCCGAGGCGTTCGGCATGACGATCGTCGAGGGCTTCGCCTGCGGGCTGCCCGCCGTCGCGTTCGACTGCCCGCGCGGCCCCCGCGAGATCATCACCGCCGGGCACGACGGGCTGCTCGTCCCGCCCGGC
Proteins encoded in this region:
- a CDS encoding glycosyltransferase family 2 protein, with translation MIPPEAGPPKVSVIVPVYDCLPTVAEALESALEQSMPPELVEVIAVDDGSTDGSDKELARLAGLHPRLTVLRRANSGGSGGPRNVGIERARGEYLFFLDADDRLGPQALERMCAVGDEQGTDIVIGNYVGVGRGAPRFTDNIPHVTVDDPHYDIFRRSLSAQKLFRRTLVDEHRLRFPEDAPSGQDKVFTVHALLHSAGVSVVADYDCYYLVERQDGTSMMQRGGAPPEIYYPTAARRLLEQVVSHRPPGPIRDRMLVRLFHRDVLHRFNDRYLLLGEDVRRRTVENVRALCDEFLTDAVRMGMPPRFRLFAHCVQHGLHDLIPEIIEADLADEPVPLAVAGDRAHVRYPGYGDPEAAIPDACFDVTDRLPLRRVLTSLEWDGDVLRAGGTAAIDRLPAAGRAVTLPLRSRKSGAEHLPVTRIDGDAFTADLTAGPGAHGGPPSSGTWDLHVRVAHGDLVKEGRVGADRSPDLALPEGRFVHHAEGTGAAVVPFLTDYGNLSFTVSPGVAGFRRLLRFGEIDWARDGLLRVRCHAAATPAAAAGVRLGVALDHRTRGMVRAGEVHREQAGDRLLLTALLDTRGLAAGRWDAWLEVASGGDRVRIRIPNAVTGSSDRVPCAPLGLRTVAFYRTEGGNLSVEASPGRLPTLARSAKGRLRAALPHQGSQRK
- a CDS encoding glycosyltransferase family 4 protein, whose amino-acid sequence is MLLNAGTLDGTVRSTFTLADELSRRHDVEIIGVRRTSDAPAFPLSDRVRLRHLVDERADARPGGWRPGRARRLLDEPSTLVHPEERSYRFYSALTDERIPRALRRLRADVLVTTRAGLNIAAARFAPSRVTRIGQEHLHLGIHEPGILAEIERWYPKLDAVTTLTEADRDSYRSLIPDLRVRTLRNGLPDRVYPRSRQENKTVVAAGRLAWIKGYDLLITAFARVAEKHPEWTLRIHGKGDRLDRLRRQVTRLGLYNNVMLMGPSDDIESEFAKASILAVPSRAEAFGMTIVEGFACGLPAVAFDCPRGPREIITAGHDGLLVPPGDPAALGDALVRLIDDEGLRHRMAAAAPGTARRYAVSSVAADWEDVLADLRR